The following coding sequences are from one Saccopteryx bilineata isolate mSacBil1 chromosome 3, mSacBil1_pri_phased_curated, whole genome shotgun sequence window:
- the USP1 gene encoding ubiquitin carboxyl-terminal hydrolase 1 isoform X1 has protein sequence MPGVIPSESNGLSKGSPSKKNRLSLKFFQKKETKRALDFTDSQENEEKASEFRGSEIDQVVPAAQTSPINCEKRENLLPFVGLNNLGNTCYLNSILQVLYFCPGFKSGVKHLFNIISRKKEVLKDEANQKEKGNCKEDSLASYELICSLQSLIISVEQLQASFLLNPEKYTDELATQPRRLLNTLRELNPMYEGYLQHDAQEVLQCILGNIQEACQLLKKEEVKNVAELSNKVEEKPHQKEEISGVDSIEMDNMRHPEDYKEKLPKGNGKRKSDTEFGNMKKKIKVSKEQQSLEENQRQTRSKRKATGDTLEIPPKIIAKYISDNESARPSQKKSRVKINWFKSTTKQPSILSKFCSLGKRNQGSKGQSKDNEYDLEEDSGKCENDNITNGCGLQSPGNNVKPINGNEVKPINKEQIGFELVEKLFQGQLVLRTRCLECESLTERREDFQDISVPVQEDELSKVEDSSGISPEPKTEMKTLRWAISQFASVERIVGEDKYFCENCHHYTEAERSLLFDKMPEVITIHLKCFAASGLEFDCYGGGLSKINTPLLTPLKLSLEEWSTKPTNDSYGLFAVVMHSGITISSGHYTASVKITDLNSLELDKGNFVVNQMCEMGKPEPLNEEEARDVVENYDDEDVSIRVGGNTQPSKVLNKKNVEAVGLLGGQKSKTDYELYNKVSNPDKGASTAFVENRNSETNITNGTHESDRNKESTDQTGINISGFENKISYIVQSLKEFEGKWLLFDDSEVKVTEEKDFLNSLSPSTSPTSTPYLLFYKKL, from the exons ATGCCTGGTGTCATACCTAGTGAAAGTAATGGGCTATCAAAAGGTAGTCCATCAAAGAAAAACAGACTTTCCTTGAAGttttttcagaaaaaggaaactaagagagcCTTAGATTTCACAGATtctcaagaaaatgaagaaaaagcttcTGAATTTAGAGGATCTGAAAT TGATCAAGTTGTTCCTGCAGCACAAACCTCACCTATAAACtgtgagaagagagaaaacttGTTACCATTTGTGGGACTGAATAATCTCGGCAATACTTGCTATCTTAATAGTATACTTCAG GTATTATATTTTTGTCCCGGTTTTAAATCTGGAGTGAAGcacttatttaatattatttcaaggaagaaagaagttcTTAAAGATGAAGCTAATCAAAAAGAGAAG GGAAATTGTAAAGAAGATTCTTTGGCAAGTTATGAACTAATATGCAGTTTACAGTCCTTGATCATTTCAGTTGAACAGCTTCAGGCTAGTTTTCTCTTAAATCCAGAGAAATATACTGATGAACTTGCTACTCAGCCAAGGCGACTGCTTAACACCCTCAG ggaACTCAACCCTATGTATGAAGGATACCTACAGCATGATGCACAGGAAGTATTACAGTGTATTTTGGGAAACATTCAAGAAGCATGCCAGCTTCtaaaaaaagaggaagtaaagaatGTGGCAGAATTATCTAATAAGGTAGAAGAAAAACCTCACCAGAAAGAGGAAATTAGTGGTGTTGATAGCATAGAGATGGACAATATGAGGCATCCTGAAGACTATAAAGAAAAACTGCCAAaaggaaatgggaaaagaaaaagtgacacTGAATTTGgtaacatgaagaaaaaaattaaggtctCCAAGGAACAACAGTCATTGGAAGAGAACCAGAGACAAACCAGATCAAAAAGGAAAGCTACAGGTGATACATTAGAGATCCCTCCTAAAATAATTGCCAAGTACATTTCTGACAATGAGAGTGCAAGACCCTCACAGAAAAAATCAAGAGTTAAAATAAATTGGTTCAAGTCTACAACTAAGCAACCCAGCATTCTTTCTAAATTCTGTAGTCTgggaaaaagaaaccaaggaTCCAAAGGACAGTCTAAAGATAATGAATATGATCTTGAAGAGGACTCTGGGAAGTGTGAAAATGATAACATAACAAATGGTTGTGGACTTCAGTCACCAGGGAATAATGTTAAGCCCATTAATGGTAATGAAGTTAAACCCATAAACAAAG AGCAAATTGGTTTTGAGCTAGTAGAGAAATTATTTCAAGGTCAGCTGGTATTAAGGACTCGTTGCTTAGAATGTGAAAGTTtaacagaaagaagagaagattTTCAAGACATCAGTGTGCCAGTACAAGAAGATGAGCTTTCCAAAGTAGAAGACAGTTCTGGAA TTTCTCCAGAgccaaaaacagaaatgaagacccTGAGATGGGCAATTTCACAGTTTGCTTCAGTGGAGAGGATTGTTGGAGAAGATAAATATTTCTGTGAAAATTGCCATCATTATACTGAAGCTGAACGAAGTCTTTTGTTTGACAAAATGCCTGAAGTTATAACCATTCATTTGAAGTGTTTTGCTGCTAGTGGCTTGGA gttTGATTGTTATGGTGGTGGACTTTCCAAGATCAACACTCCTTTATTGACACCTCTTAAATTGTCACTAGAAGAATGGAGTACAAAGCCAACCAATGACAGCTATGGATTATTTGCAGTTGTGATGCATAGCGGCATTACAATTAGTAGTGGGCACTACACTGCTTCTGTTAAAATCACCGACCTTAACAGTTTAGAACTAGATAAGGGAAATTTTGTGGTCAACCAAATGTGTGAAATGGGTAAGCCAGAGCCATTGAATGAGGAGGAAGCAAGGGATGTGGTTGAAAATTACGATGATGAAGATGTATCAATTAGAGTCGGTGGAAACACACAGCCAAGTAAAGTtttgaacaaaaaaaatgtagaagcTGTTGGACTTCTTGGAGGACAAAAGAGCAAAACAGATTATGAACTATACAACAAAGTATCTAATCCTGATAAAGGTGCCAGTACAGCATTTGTTGAAAATAGAAATTCTGAGACTAACATTACTAATGGGACCCATGAATCTGATAGAAACAAGGAATCCACTGACCAAACAGGCATTAACATTAGTGGATTTGAGAACAAAATTTCATATATAGTGCAAAGCTTAAAGGAGTTTGAGGGAAAGTGGTTGCTTTTTGATGATTCTGAAGTAAAAGTGACTGAAGAGAAGGACTTTTTgaattctctttccccttctacATCTCCTACATCTACTCCTTATTTGCTATTTTATAAGAAACTATAG
- the USP1 gene encoding ubiquitin carboxyl-terminal hydrolase 1 isoform X2, giving the protein MTSDQVVPAAQTSPINCEKRENLLPFVGLNNLGNTCYLNSILQVLYFCPGFKSGVKHLFNIISRKKEVLKDEANQKEKGNCKEDSLASYELICSLQSLIISVEQLQASFLLNPEKYTDELATQPRRLLNTLRELNPMYEGYLQHDAQEVLQCILGNIQEACQLLKKEEVKNVAELSNKVEEKPHQKEEISGVDSIEMDNMRHPEDYKEKLPKGNGKRKSDTEFGNMKKKIKVSKEQQSLEENQRQTRSKRKATGDTLEIPPKIIAKYISDNESARPSQKKSRVKINWFKSTTKQPSILSKFCSLGKRNQGSKGQSKDNEYDLEEDSGKCENDNITNGCGLQSPGNNVKPINGNEVKPINKEQIGFELVEKLFQGQLVLRTRCLECESLTERREDFQDISVPVQEDELSKVEDSSGISPEPKTEMKTLRWAISQFASVERIVGEDKYFCENCHHYTEAERSLLFDKMPEVITIHLKCFAASGLEFDCYGGGLSKINTPLLTPLKLSLEEWSTKPTNDSYGLFAVVMHSGITISSGHYTASVKITDLNSLELDKGNFVVNQMCEMGKPEPLNEEEARDVVENYDDEDVSIRVGGNTQPSKVLNKKNVEAVGLLGGQKSKTDYELYNKVSNPDKGASTAFVENRNSETNITNGTHESDRNKESTDQTGINISGFENKISYIVQSLKEFEGKWLLFDDSEVKVTEEKDFLNSLSPSTSPTSTPYLLFYKKL; this is encoded by the exons ATGACCAG TGATCAAGTTGTTCCTGCAGCACAAACCTCACCTATAAACtgtgagaagagagaaaacttGTTACCATTTGTGGGACTGAATAATCTCGGCAATACTTGCTATCTTAATAGTATACTTCAG GTATTATATTTTTGTCCCGGTTTTAAATCTGGAGTGAAGcacttatttaatattatttcaaggaagaaagaagttcTTAAAGATGAAGCTAATCAAAAAGAGAAG GGAAATTGTAAAGAAGATTCTTTGGCAAGTTATGAACTAATATGCAGTTTACAGTCCTTGATCATTTCAGTTGAACAGCTTCAGGCTAGTTTTCTCTTAAATCCAGAGAAATATACTGATGAACTTGCTACTCAGCCAAGGCGACTGCTTAACACCCTCAG ggaACTCAACCCTATGTATGAAGGATACCTACAGCATGATGCACAGGAAGTATTACAGTGTATTTTGGGAAACATTCAAGAAGCATGCCAGCTTCtaaaaaaagaggaagtaaagaatGTGGCAGAATTATCTAATAAGGTAGAAGAAAAACCTCACCAGAAAGAGGAAATTAGTGGTGTTGATAGCATAGAGATGGACAATATGAGGCATCCTGAAGACTATAAAGAAAAACTGCCAAaaggaaatgggaaaagaaaaagtgacacTGAATTTGgtaacatgaagaaaaaaattaaggtctCCAAGGAACAACAGTCATTGGAAGAGAACCAGAGACAAACCAGATCAAAAAGGAAAGCTACAGGTGATACATTAGAGATCCCTCCTAAAATAATTGCCAAGTACATTTCTGACAATGAGAGTGCAAGACCCTCACAGAAAAAATCAAGAGTTAAAATAAATTGGTTCAAGTCTACAACTAAGCAACCCAGCATTCTTTCTAAATTCTGTAGTCTgggaaaaagaaaccaaggaTCCAAAGGACAGTCTAAAGATAATGAATATGATCTTGAAGAGGACTCTGGGAAGTGTGAAAATGATAACATAACAAATGGTTGTGGACTTCAGTCACCAGGGAATAATGTTAAGCCCATTAATGGTAATGAAGTTAAACCCATAAACAAAG AGCAAATTGGTTTTGAGCTAGTAGAGAAATTATTTCAAGGTCAGCTGGTATTAAGGACTCGTTGCTTAGAATGTGAAAGTTtaacagaaagaagagaagattTTCAAGACATCAGTGTGCCAGTACAAGAAGATGAGCTTTCCAAAGTAGAAGACAGTTCTGGAA TTTCTCCAGAgccaaaaacagaaatgaagacccTGAGATGGGCAATTTCACAGTTTGCTTCAGTGGAGAGGATTGTTGGAGAAGATAAATATTTCTGTGAAAATTGCCATCATTATACTGAAGCTGAACGAAGTCTTTTGTTTGACAAAATGCCTGAAGTTATAACCATTCATTTGAAGTGTTTTGCTGCTAGTGGCTTGGA gttTGATTGTTATGGTGGTGGACTTTCCAAGATCAACACTCCTTTATTGACACCTCTTAAATTGTCACTAGAAGAATGGAGTACAAAGCCAACCAATGACAGCTATGGATTATTTGCAGTTGTGATGCATAGCGGCATTACAATTAGTAGTGGGCACTACACTGCTTCTGTTAAAATCACCGACCTTAACAGTTTAGAACTAGATAAGGGAAATTTTGTGGTCAACCAAATGTGTGAAATGGGTAAGCCAGAGCCATTGAATGAGGAGGAAGCAAGGGATGTGGTTGAAAATTACGATGATGAAGATGTATCAATTAGAGTCGGTGGAAACACACAGCCAAGTAAAGTtttgaacaaaaaaaatgtagaagcTGTTGGACTTCTTGGAGGACAAAAGAGCAAAACAGATTATGAACTATACAACAAAGTATCTAATCCTGATAAAGGTGCCAGTACAGCATTTGTTGAAAATAGAAATTCTGAGACTAACATTACTAATGGGACCCATGAATCTGATAGAAACAAGGAATCCACTGACCAAACAGGCATTAACATTAGTGGATTTGAGAACAAAATTTCATATATAGTGCAAAGCTTAAAGGAGTTTGAGGGAAAGTGGTTGCTTTTTGATGATTCTGAAGTAAAAGTGACTGAAGAGAAGGACTTTTTgaattctctttccccttctacATCTCCTACATCTACTCCTTATTTGCTATTTTATAAGAAACTATAG